The following proteins are co-located in the Myxococcus fulvus genome:
- a CDS encoding NTP/NDP exchange transporter, whose product MLKRFVDVRDEEVRAVLGSFVYFFTLMCGYAILRPIRNEMGTAGSVKGLPWLFTATFLVMLLAVPAFSALVARWPRRVVLPRIYRFFLVSLLVFFVLLKLEVAKEPVARVFYIWLSVYNLFVVSIFWSFMADVFASEQGKRLFGFIAAGGTTGMLVGPFLVGRLAEPVGPVNLILISAVLLEVSAQCVRWLSRWARDVQHQPPSAEGPVGGGVLAGLKLLVASPMLLALGLQVLLYAATSTFLYFQEVQLVAQVGKDAASRTALFGDIDFYVQLLTLALQTLVTGRIISRLGLGAALAVAPVVTGLGFLGLAAVPVLGVLVAFKALRGASHYALERPSREILFTTVDREARYKSKSFIDTVVYRGSDTVSAWLQGGLTALGLGMTGLSLAAVPLAGLWLGVSLYLSREQRRLSREGGDELAPAAPDNAAAR is encoded by the coding sequence ATGCTCAAGCGATTCGTGGATGTCCGTGACGAGGAGGTCCGCGCAGTCCTCGGGTCGTTCGTCTATTTCTTCACGCTGATGTGCGGCTACGCCATCCTGCGCCCCATCCGCAACGAGATGGGGACGGCGGGCAGCGTGAAGGGGTTGCCGTGGCTGTTCACGGCGACGTTCCTGGTGATGCTGCTGGCGGTGCCCGCGTTCTCCGCGCTGGTGGCGCGCTGGCCCCGGCGCGTGGTGCTGCCGCGCATCTACCGCTTCTTCCTCGTGTCGTTGCTGGTCTTCTTCGTGCTCCTGAAACTGGAGGTGGCGAAGGAGCCGGTGGCGCGCGTCTTCTACATCTGGCTGAGCGTCTACAACCTGTTCGTGGTCTCCATCTTCTGGAGCTTCATGGCGGACGTCTTCGCCAGTGAGCAGGGCAAGCGGCTGTTCGGGTTCATCGCCGCGGGCGGCACCACGGGCATGCTGGTGGGGCCGTTCCTGGTGGGGCGGCTGGCGGAGCCGGTGGGGCCGGTGAACCTCATCCTCATCTCGGCGGTGCTGCTGGAGGTGAGCGCGCAGTGCGTGCGGTGGCTGAGCCGCTGGGCGCGTGACGTGCAGCACCAGCCGCCCTCGGCCGAGGGGCCCGTGGGGGGCGGGGTGCTCGCGGGGCTGAAGCTGCTGGTGGCGTCGCCGATGCTGTTGGCGCTGGGGCTCCAGGTGCTGCTGTACGCGGCCACGTCCACGTTCCTGTACTTCCAGGAGGTGCAGCTGGTGGCGCAGGTGGGCAAGGACGCGGCGTCGCGGACGGCCCTCTTCGGGGACATCGACTTCTATGTGCAGTTGTTGACGTTGGCGCTGCAGACGCTCGTCACCGGGCGCATCATCTCGCGCCTGGGGCTGGGGGCGGCGCTGGCGGTGGCGCCGGTGGTGACGGGGCTGGGGTTCCTGGGGTTGGCGGCGGTGCCGGTGCTGGGCGTGCTGGTGGCGTTCAAGGCGCTGCGCGGGGCCAGTCACTACGCGCTGGAGCGGCCGTCGCGCGAAATCCTCTTCACCACGGTGGACCGCGAAGCGCGCTACAAGTCCAAGAGCTTCATCGACACGGTGGTGTACCGGGGCAGCGACACGGTGAGCGCGTGGTTGCAGGGTGGGCTCACCGCGCTGGGGTTGGGGATGACGGGGCTGTCGTTGGCGGCGGTGCCGTTGGCGGGGCTGTGGCTGGGGGTGTCGCTGTACCTGTCGCGGGAGCAGCGGCGGCTGTCTCGCGAGGGTGGGGACGAGCTGGCGCCCGCGGCGCCGGACAATGCCGCCGCCCGTTGA
- a CDS encoding NAD-dependent epimerase/dehydratase family protein: MKLSRRDVIQGAVVASSLFAMGCASSKGASGGGTAEPAPRGQGSEGTKAGKSLSILILGGTKFLGPALVESAQARGHTVTLFNRGKTNPSLFPNVEKLQGDRDPNKGEGLKALQGRKWDAVVDTSGYVPRIVKASAELLAPNVGHYTFVSSISVYKDASKPGLTETAAVATVDEPNSEDVNKYYGGLKALCEKAAETAMPGRVFNVRPGLIVGPDDPTDRFTYWPVRVAQGGEVLAPGTGHDATQFIDVRDLAAFIILGVEKNLAGLYTATGPEKPLLMRDFLERSKKALRSDATFIWAHPSFLAKHKVEAFGDMPVWVTPTGEEAGLLRVNIDKALAAGLTFRPLEETVRDTVEWFKSEPPERQAKLKAGIAPAREKEVLAAWHQEHDQGTATPTR, translated from the coding sequence ATGAAGCTGTCTCGCAGGGATGTGATTCAGGGTGCCGTGGTCGCAAGCTCGCTGTTCGCCATGGGCTGTGCGTCCTCCAAGGGCGCGTCGGGTGGCGGCACGGCGGAGCCGGCGCCGCGGGGGCAGGGGAGCGAAGGGACGAAGGCGGGCAAGTCCCTGAGCATCCTCATCCTGGGCGGCACGAAGTTCCTGGGTCCGGCGCTGGTGGAGTCCGCGCAGGCCAGGGGGCACACCGTCACGCTGTTCAACCGCGGCAAGACGAACCCGAGCCTCTTCCCCAACGTGGAGAAGCTGCAGGGGGACCGCGACCCGAACAAGGGCGAGGGGCTCAAGGCGCTCCAGGGCCGCAAGTGGGACGCGGTGGTGGACACGTCGGGTTACGTGCCGCGCATCGTGAAGGCATCCGCGGAGCTGCTCGCGCCGAACGTGGGGCACTACACCTTCGTGTCCAGCATCTCGGTCTACAAGGACGCGTCGAAGCCGGGCCTCACGGAGACGGCGGCGGTGGCCACGGTGGACGAGCCGAACTCGGAGGACGTGAACAAGTACTACGGCGGGCTGAAGGCGCTGTGCGAGAAGGCGGCGGAGACGGCGATGCCGGGCCGCGTGTTCAACGTGCGGCCGGGGCTCATCGTCGGGCCGGACGACCCGACGGACCGCTTCACGTACTGGCCGGTGCGCGTGGCGCAGGGCGGCGAGGTGCTCGCGCCGGGCACGGGGCATGACGCCACGCAGTTCATCGACGTGCGGGATTTGGCCGCGTTCATCATCCTGGGCGTGGAGAAGAACCTGGCGGGGCTCTACACGGCGACGGGGCCGGAGAAGCCGCTGTTGATGCGCGACTTCCTGGAGCGCAGCAAGAAGGCGCTGCGCAGTGACGCGACGTTCATCTGGGCGCACCCGTCCTTCCTGGCGAAGCACAAGGTGGAGGCCTTCGGGGACATGCCGGTGTGGGTGACGCCGACGGGCGAGGAGGCGGGCCTGTTGCGCGTGAACATCGACAAGGCGCTGGCGGCGGGGCTCACGTTCCGGCCGCTGGAGGAGACGGTGCGCGACACGGTGGAGTGGTTCAAGTCGGAGCCGCCCGAGCGTCAGGCGAAGCTGAAGGCGGGCATCGCTCCGGCGCGCGAGAAGGAGGTCCTCGCGGCGTGGCACCAGGAGCACGACCAGGGGACCGCGACTCCCACGCGCTGA
- a CDS encoding SHOCT domain-containing protein, giving the protein MNAETPLSAARFLVPLLFLLGTGVSVWIITRIFGTWLKHRKVREQGLPARAILLRSERTAMSSQKRARYNHLLEVTLPDRPPYEVWVLDRYHDWNVRVFAPGLELDVRVDPADAQRVAVMGPVVEQDLGQLAALLAGKPVSAPKDPVKSLAELQRMLGEGLITMDDFERKKAEILGRL; this is encoded by the coding sequence ATGAACGCCGAAACGCCCTTGTCCGCAGCCCGGTTCCTGGTTCCCCTGCTCTTCCTGCTCGGCACCGGCGTGAGCGTTTGGATCATCACCCGCATCTTCGGCACGTGGCTCAAGCACCGGAAGGTGCGCGAGCAGGGACTGCCGGCGCGGGCCATCCTGCTGCGCAGTGAGCGCACGGCGATGAGCAGTCAGAAGCGCGCCCGCTACAACCACCTGCTCGAGGTCACCCTGCCGGACCGCCCGCCTTACGAGGTCTGGGTGTTGGACCGCTACCACGACTGGAACGTGCGGGTGTTCGCGCCGGGACTGGAGCTCGACGTGAGGGTGGACCCCGCTGACGCCCAGCGGGTCGCGGTCATGGGGCCCGTCGTCGAGCAGGACCTGGGTCAGCTCGCCGCGCTCCTGGCGGGCAAGCCCGTCAGCGCTCCGAAGGACCCGGTGAAGTCCCTCGCGGAGCTGCAGCGGATGCTCGGCGAGGGGCTCATCACGATGGACGACTTCGAGCGCAAGAAGGCGGAGATCCTCGGGCGACTCTGA
- a CDS encoding DNA topoisomerase 3 encodes MRWEAMGEAPGEDRRGGEGAARASGRSSLLAVLAEKPAVARDIARVLGAQERGDGFLRGNGYVVTWAIGHLVGLAQPHEIRPDWKKWSRALLPMLPEGWPLVVSEQTRSQFDVVRRVLTSPEVGAVVCATDAGREGELIFRYIYEAAGCRKPVRRLWVSSLTERAIRDGFQKLKDGREYEPLAAAAMGRSRADWLVGMNLSRLYTLAHGGQGEMLSVGRVQTPTLAMVVEREWAIRNFVPRDYLEVVATFAPRSKDVAPGARYDGMWFRSGPDGKPVIPPGFESVREARRLDADGVEAQAIIDRVKRGQATIESLEAEEKKMAPPLLYDLTELQRHANRLYGFSAQRTLEVAQALYEKHKLLSYPRTSSRHLSQTVADMLPEVVGTVRGPYEEDLAPGTGVRPLGRRYVDDGKVTDHHAIIPTPTSPHGLRLSSDEQRIYDLVCRRLLQAWHEDHVWRVTTVVTAVTSPGPKSAVPVVDRFQSTGTQVERIGWKVLDIGGGKKAPKPKSDARKGDEEAEPEDDSQSLPSGLARGQPQTVEDVEAVKKRTRPPPRFTDATLLTAMETAGRLLDEKELAEAMRETGLGTPATRASIIEVLLDREYLVRKGKVLEATEKGLHLIHVVHPDVKTPAMTGQWEAWLQRIERGEGQLDEFIRGIEKYVIEVVGQGPSGPVRAGVSGGRGGPVAHEGGAVTGGWGGAARPGAEVQAPGWGGTMGTERRTETSFSRGSLDAGGDARRTSTGSFTGASRDEASRGGDFADAAADGGARRQERTRVAGGSAGLEGAFADASGNARRGGRAGSPGGSTGIDGDFATAGRGSPRNASLGTPASFGGGALELEPARRTARGTSPGGDDGGGAWRAEASAGSRSSPSAGFSDAAVVSAPRRTSAQGSFNTGVSRGPGSSRGGVSVSTSSRPERVPRAPTPPDRLRPLLKEAFGFSDFRPYQEAVCRAATAGEDLLLVMPTGAGKSLCYQLPGLARAGTTIVVSPLIALMEDQVLRLQSLGFAADRIHSGRDRATSRQVCFDYLEGKLDFLFIAPERLGVPGFVEFLARRPPTLIAIDEAHCISQWGHDFRPDYRLLGARLPLLRPAPVVALTATATPDVQRDIVQQLGLLGAGGKARTFIHGFRRTNIAIEVRELNPGARGDAIHGLLQDEENRPAIVYAATRKHAEQLAELLAGDFPSAAYHAGLPPGDRDKVQAEFLGGSLEVIVATTAFGMGIDKPDVRTVIHAALPASLEGYYQELGRAGRDGKPSRAVLLHSYIDRRTHEFFHKRDYPEAYVLERLFQSTAMEPEPKPSLQGRVRTDPEVFDKALEQLWIHGGVVMTPDETVRRGRPNWSAAYNAQRERKLLHLEQMGRYAEAHGCRMKQLVSHFGDTQDSGEACGLCDVCSPESCATLRFAEPSASERHWLERILESLQERDGQATGRLHRELFGDALPRRDFERLVGGLVRAGLTRLEVDSFDKDGQVISFQRLSLTDEGRRTRVVDPQQVFLPLALEKASKKKRGKTTRRATKKRAGSSRSEAGGRQWRASSPSDDFEQRSSWNASRTALSPESRIPVGRGTSEEPVARGARASRSRGVAQEEAPAGLVDALKAWRLAEARKRKVPAFRILTDRVLGAIAAARPENGAALMAVHGVGPALTERYGSQILSLVARKG; translated from the coding sequence ATGAGGTGGGAAGCGATGGGCGAGGCGCCCGGCGAGGACAGGCGAGGTGGGGAGGGCGCGGCGCGGGCATCGGGACGCTCGTCGCTGCTGGCGGTGTTGGCGGAGAAGCCGGCCGTGGCGCGGGACATCGCGCGGGTGCTGGGCGCGCAGGAGCGGGGTGACGGCTTCCTGCGTGGCAACGGCTACGTGGTGACGTGGGCCATCGGCCACCTGGTGGGCCTGGCGCAGCCGCACGAGATTCGGCCGGACTGGAAGAAGTGGAGCCGCGCGCTCCTGCCCATGCTGCCGGAGGGCTGGCCGCTGGTGGTCTCCGAGCAGACGCGCTCGCAGTTCGACGTGGTGCGCCGGGTGCTGACCTCGCCGGAGGTGGGCGCGGTGGTGTGCGCCACGGACGCGGGCCGCGAGGGCGAGCTCATCTTCCGCTACATCTACGAGGCGGCGGGGTGTCGCAAGCCGGTGCGGCGGCTGTGGGTGTCGTCGCTGACGGAGCGGGCCATCCGGGACGGCTTCCAGAAGCTGAAGGACGGGCGGGAGTATGAGCCGCTCGCGGCGGCGGCCATGGGGCGCAGCCGGGCGGACTGGCTGGTGGGGATGAACCTGTCGCGCCTGTACACACTGGCGCATGGCGGACAGGGGGAGATGTTGAGCGTGGGGCGGGTGCAGACGCCCACGCTGGCCATGGTGGTGGAGCGGGAGTGGGCCATCCGCAACTTCGTGCCCCGCGACTACCTGGAGGTGGTGGCCACCTTCGCGCCCCGGAGCAAGGACGTGGCGCCGGGCGCGCGGTACGACGGGATGTGGTTCCGCTCGGGGCCGGATGGCAAGCCGGTGATTCCGCCGGGCTTCGAGAGCGTGCGCGAGGCGCGCCGGCTGGACGCGGACGGGGTGGAGGCGCAGGCCATCATCGACCGCGTGAAGCGGGGGCAGGCGACCATCGAATCGCTGGAGGCGGAGGAGAAGAAGATGGCGCCTCCGCTGCTCTACGACTTGACGGAGCTGCAGCGCCACGCGAACCGGCTGTATGGCTTCAGCGCGCAGCGCACGTTGGAGGTGGCGCAGGCGCTCTACGAGAAGCACAAGCTCTTGAGCTACCCGCGCACGTCGAGCCGGCACCTGTCGCAGACGGTGGCGGACATGCTGCCGGAGGTGGTGGGCACGGTGCGCGGGCCCTACGAGGAGGACCTGGCGCCGGGCACGGGCGTGCGTCCGCTGGGGCGGCGCTACGTGGACGATGGGAAGGTGACGGACCACCACGCCATCATCCCCACGCCGACGTCGCCGCACGGGTTGCGCCTGTCCTCGGACGAGCAGCGCATCTACGACCTGGTGTGCCGGCGCTTGTTGCAGGCGTGGCACGAGGACCACGTGTGGCGCGTCACCACGGTGGTGACGGCGGTGACGTCGCCCGGGCCGAAGAGCGCGGTGCCGGTGGTGGACCGCTTCCAGAGCACGGGCACGCAGGTGGAGCGCATCGGCTGGAAGGTGCTGGACATCGGCGGGGGCAAGAAGGCGCCGAAGCCGAAGTCGGACGCGCGCAAGGGGGATGAGGAGGCGGAGCCGGAGGATGACTCGCAGTCGTTGCCCTCGGGGCTGGCGCGGGGGCAGCCGCAGACGGTGGAGGACGTGGAGGCGGTGAAGAAGCGCACGCGTCCGCCGCCGCGCTTCACGGATGCGACGTTGCTGACGGCGATGGAGACGGCGGGCCGGCTGCTGGACGAGAAGGAGCTGGCGGAGGCGATGCGTGAGACGGGGCTGGGGACGCCCGCCACGCGCGCGTCCATCATCGAGGTGCTGCTGGACCGCGAGTACCTGGTCCGCAAGGGCAAGGTGCTGGAGGCGACGGAGAAGGGGCTGCACCTCATCCACGTGGTGCACCCGGACGTGAAGACGCCGGCGATGACGGGCCAGTGGGAGGCGTGGCTCCAGCGCATCGAGCGGGGTGAGGGGCAGCTCGACGAGTTCATCCGGGGCATCGAGAAGTACGTCATCGAGGTGGTGGGGCAGGGGCCCTCGGGGCCGGTGCGCGCGGGTGTCTCGGGTGGGCGCGGTGGGCCGGTGGCTCACGAGGGTGGGGCGGTGACTGGAGGCTGGGGCGGGGCAGCGCGCCCGGGTGCCGAGGTGCAGGCTCCGGGGTGGGGCGGCACGATGGGGACGGAGCGTCGTACAGAGACCTCGTTCTCACGGGGCTCGCTGGACGCGGGTGGTGACGCACGACGTACCTCGACGGGCTCGTTCACTGGCGCATCGAGGGATGAGGCCTCACGTGGAGGCGACTTCGCGGATGCGGCGGCGGACGGTGGTGCCCGGCGGCAGGAACGCACCCGCGTGGCTGGTGGCTCCGCGGGACTCGAGGGTGCCTTCGCGGACGCGAGTGGTAACGCTCGGCGTGGTGGACGCGCTGGTTCGCCCGGTGGCTCCACGGGGATTGATGGCGACTTCGCGACGGCAGGCCGTGGCTCTCCGCGGAACGCCTCGCTTGGAACTCCCGCCTCGTTCGGCGGTGGCGCCTTGGAGCTGGAGCCTGCTCGTCGCACGGCGCGAGGCACTTCGCCTGGTGGTGACGACGGTGGAGGGGCCTGGCGCGCGGAGGCTTCCGCCGGCTCGCGCTCCTCACCAAGTGCGGGGTTCTCGGACGCGGCCGTGGTGTCGGCGCCTCGCAGGACGAGCGCGCAGGGCTCGTTCAACACAGGCGTGTCTCGTGGGCCGGGCTCCTCGCGGGGCGGGGTCTCCGTGTCGACGAGCAGCCGCCCCGAGCGGGTTCCTCGCGCTCCCACGCCTCCGGACCGGCTCCGACCGCTCCTGAAGGAGGCCTTCGGGTTCTCCGACTTCCGTCCGTACCAGGAGGCCGTGTGCCGCGCGGCCACGGCCGGCGAGGACCTGCTGCTCGTGATGCCCACGGGCGCGGGCAAGTCGCTCTGCTATCAGCTCCCGGGGCTGGCGCGAGCGGGGACGACCATCGTCGTCAGTCCGCTCATCGCGTTGATGGAGGACCAGGTGCTGCGGCTCCAGTCGCTCGGCTTCGCGGCGGACCGCATCCACTCCGGCCGGGACCGCGCCACCTCGCGACAGGTGTGCTTCGACTACCTGGAGGGGAAGCTCGACTTCCTGTTCATCGCGCCGGAGCGACTCGGCGTGCCGGGCTTCGTGGAGTTCCTCGCGCGGCGCCCTCCCACCCTCATCGCCATCGACGAGGCGCACTGCATCTCGCAGTGGGGCCATGACTTCCGCCCCGACTACCGACTGCTCGGGGCTCGGCTGCCCCTGCTCCGTCCCGCGCCCGTGGTGGCTCTCACCGCCACCGCCACGCCGGACGTGCAGCGGGACATCGTGCAGCAGCTCGGCCTGCTGGGCGCGGGCGGCAAGGCGCGCACCTTCATCCACGGCTTCCGCCGCACCAACATCGCCATCGAGGTGCGCGAGCTGAACCCCGGCGCGCGCGGAGACGCCATCCATGGGCTGCTCCAGGACGAGGAGAACCGGCCCGCTATCGTCTACGCGGCCACGCGCAAGCACGCCGAGCAGCTCGCGGAGTTGCTCGCGGGGGACTTCCCCTCGGCCGCGTACCACGCGGGCCTGCCGCCGGGAGACCGCGACAAGGTCCAGGCGGAGTTCCTCGGGGGCTCGCTGGAGGTCATCGTCGCCACCACGGCCTTCGGCATGGGCATCGACAAGCCGGATGTCCGCACCGTCATCCACGCCGCGCTGCCGGCCAGCCTGGAGGGCTACTACCAGGAGCTGGGGCGCGCGGGCCGCGACGGGAAGCCGTCTCGCGCCGTGCTGCTGCACTCGTACATCGACCGGCGCACGCACGAGTTCTTCCACAAGCGCGACTACCCCGAGGCGTACGTCCTGGAGCGCCTGTTCCAGTCCACGGCGATGGAGCCGGAGCCGAAGCCGTCGCTCCAGGGCCGCGTGCGCACGGACCCGGAGGTGTTCGACAAGGCGCTCGAACAGCTTTGGATTCACGGCGGCGTGGTGATGACACCCGACGAGACGGTGCGGCGCGGCCGTCCCAACTGGTCCGCGGCGTACAACGCCCAGCGCGAGCGCAAGCTCCTGCACCTGGAGCAGATGGGGCGCTACGCGGAGGCCCACGGCTGCCGGATGAAGCAGCTGGTCTCCCACTTCGGCGACACCCAGGACTCCGGTGAGGCGTGCGGCCTGTGTGACGTGTGCTCGCCCGAGTCGTGCGCCACGCTGCGCTTCGCCGAGCCGTCGGCGTCCGAGCGACACTGGCTCGAGCGCATCCTGGAGTCCCTCCAGGAGCGGGATGGACAGGCCACCGGGCGACTGCACCGGGAGCTGTTCGGGGACGCGCTGCCCCGGCGTGACTTCGAGCGGCTGGTGGGTGGGCTCGTGCGCGCGGGGCTGACGCGGCTGGAGGTCGACTCGTTCGACAAGGACGGGCAGGTCATCTCCTTCCAGCGCCTGTCGCTGACGGACGAGGGCCGCCGCACGCGCGTGGTGGACCCGCAGCAGGTCTTCCTGCCACTGGCGCTGGAGAAGGCCTCCAAGAAGAAGCGCGGGAAGACGACCAGGCGCGCGACGAAGAAACGCGCGGGCTCCAGCCGGAGCGAGGCGGGTGGCCGACAGTGGCGGGCCTCCTCTCCCTCGGACGACTTCGAGCAGCGCTCCTCGTGGAATGCGTCCAGGACCGCGCTGTCCCCCGAGTCCCGCATCCCCGTGGGGCGAGGTACCTCCGAGGAGCCCGTGGCGCGGGGGGCTCGCGCCTCGCGGAGCCGTGGGGTGGCGCAGGAGGAGGCACCCGCGGGGCTCGTGGATGCGCTGAAGGCGTGGCGGCTCGCCGAGGCTCGCAAGCGCAAGGTGCCCGCGTTCCGCATCCTCACGGACCGGGTGCTGGGCGCCATCGCCGCCGCGCGGCCGGAGAACGGCGCCGCGCTGATGGCCGTCCACGGCGTGGGGCCCGCGCTCACAGAGCGCTACGGCTCCCAGATTCTCTCGCTCGTGGCTCGCAAGGGTTGA
- a CDS encoding MBL fold metallo-hydrolase, whose amino-acid sequence MELGFETIGNATLICHDNGPVLVTDPWTHGAAYFGSWTLSHDIPEEQRDNIQRCQYAWLSHGHPDHLSPESLEKLRELTILVPNHFGGRIRDDLREQGFNVHVLVDRVWTQLSPRIRVMCIPDMNQDAVLLVDVGGRLLVNLNDAGDRGWGRFVRGMVRRYDQSYLLALSGYGDADMINYFTEDGQRIAPYAAAKTPVGRTIARQAEFYGARYFVPFSSMHKYQRADSIWASEYTTTLEDYSRGFESPTCSLMPAFVQVDFAQDDVRLIRPTERALTPVDPKEFGDDWGEMLEADESRMLRQYFGAIEHLGSVLDFLRFRVGGQDHVIEFHRRRFRRGITFEAPRNSLMTAVRYSVFDDLLIGNFMKTTLHGDFGEGRLYPDFSPYVAKYADNGKARTRNELRTYFSEYRRRDPVGFLRGQVEAHCVRPLQTQSAELLRSFLPSDSQAFRTAKEAFWKVRRVLL is encoded by the coding sequence ATGGAACTCGGATTCGAGACAATCGGAAACGCCACACTCATCTGCCACGACAACGGACCGGTGCTGGTGACCGACCCGTGGACTCACGGTGCCGCGTACTTCGGCAGTTGGACGCTGTCCCATGACATCCCCGAGGAGCAGCGCGACAACATCCAGCGCTGCCAGTACGCGTGGCTGTCCCACGGGCACCCGGACCACCTGAGCCCCGAGTCCCTGGAGAAGCTGCGCGAGCTGACCATCCTGGTCCCCAACCACTTCGGCGGCCGCATCCGCGATGACCTGCGCGAGCAGGGCTTCAACGTGCACGTGCTGGTGGACCGCGTGTGGACGCAGCTGTCGCCGCGCATCCGCGTCATGTGCATCCCCGACATGAACCAGGACGCGGTGCTGCTCGTCGACGTGGGCGGGCGGCTGCTCGTCAACCTCAACGACGCGGGAGACCGGGGCTGGGGCCGCTTCGTGCGCGGCATGGTGCGCCGGTATGACCAGTCCTACCTGCTGGCCCTGTCCGGTTACGGCGACGCGGACATGATCAACTACTTCACCGAGGACGGGCAGCGAATCGCGCCCTACGCTGCGGCGAAGACGCCCGTGGGGCGCACCATCGCCCGGCAGGCGGAGTTCTACGGCGCGCGCTACTTCGTGCCCTTCAGCTCCATGCACAAGTACCAGCGCGCCGACAGCATCTGGGCCTCCGAGTACACCACCACGCTGGAGGACTACTCGCGCGGCTTCGAGTCCCCGACGTGCTCGCTCATGCCCGCCTTCGTCCAGGTGGACTTCGCCCAGGATGACGTGCGGCTCATCCGCCCCACCGAGCGCGCCCTGACGCCCGTGGACCCGAAGGAGTTCGGCGACGACTGGGGCGAGATGCTCGAGGCCGACGAGTCCCGCATGCTGCGCCAGTACTTCGGCGCCATCGAGCACCTGGGCTCGGTGCTGGACTTCCTGCGCTTCCGCGTGGGCGGCCAGGACCACGTCATCGAGTTCCACCGTCGCCGCTTCCGCCGGGGCATCACCTTCGAGGCCCCGCGCAACTCGCTGATGACCGCGGTGCGCTACAGCGTCTTCGATGACCTGCTCATCGGCAACTTCATGAAGACGACGCTGCACGGCGACTTCGGCGAGGGCCGGCTCTACCCCGACTTCAGCCCCTACGTGGCCAAGTACGCGGACAACGGCAAGGCGCGCACGCGCAACGAGCTGCGCACGTACTTCTCCGAGTACCGCCGCAGGGACCCGGTGGGCTTCCTGCGCGGCCAGGTGGAGGCGCACTGCGTGCGGCCGCTCCAGACGCAGTCCGCGGAATTGCTGCGCTCGTTCCTGCCGTCGGACTCGCAGGCCTTCCGCACCGCCAAGGAGGCCTTCTGGAAGGTGCGCCGCGTGCTGCTGTAG
- the cls gene encoding cardiolipin synthase yields the protein MAWWLSWLEAVWPHLAAGLTVLVSVLASAHVVLHKRDVRAAVGWVGLVWLVPVLGAALYLVLGINRIRRRARSLTPRRGHGMFPPIRGVEAVVAEGVSRVKPEAAHLAPLARLGDAVLHRPLLPGNQVTVLESRTDAYPAMLEAIARARTSISLCSYIFDNDVAGRHFAGALGEAVRRGVQVRVLVDAVGARYTWPTILGRLSREGVTAARFLPSLMPYRLPFMNLRNHRKILVVDGQVGFTGGMNIREHFWPGEEAARDLHFKLEGPVVAQLQETFAEDWVFTTRERLSGDAWFPEQHEVGAVLARVVPDGPDEDFETLRTVLLGALSTARASVRIVTPYFLPDAVLITALNVAALRGVRVDVVLPRKGNLPVVQWASTAQLWQVLADGCRVFLTEPPFDHTKLMVVDGEWGLIGSANWDPRSLRLNFELNVECYDAGLARRLDAVVDERLSRARPLTREQVDARPLPIRLRDGLARLLSPYL from the coding sequence ATGGCGTGGTGGCTGTCCTGGCTGGAGGCGGTGTGGCCGCACCTGGCGGCGGGGCTGACGGTGCTGGTGAGCGTGCTGGCCAGCGCGCACGTGGTGCTGCACAAGCGGGACGTCCGCGCGGCGGTGGGCTGGGTGGGGCTGGTGTGGCTGGTGCCGGTGCTGGGCGCGGCGCTGTACCTGGTGCTGGGCATCAACCGGATTCGGAGGCGCGCGCGCTCGCTGACGCCCCGGCGTGGGCACGGGATGTTCCCGCCCATCCGCGGGGTGGAGGCGGTGGTGGCCGAGGGCGTGTCGCGGGTGAAGCCGGAGGCCGCGCACCTGGCGCCGCTGGCGCGGCTGGGGGACGCGGTGCTGCACCGGCCGCTGTTGCCGGGCAACCAGGTGACGGTGCTCGAGTCCCGCACGGACGCGTACCCCGCCATGCTGGAGGCCATTGCCCGGGCGAGGACGTCCATCTCACTGTGCAGCTACATCTTCGACAACGACGTGGCGGGCCGGCACTTCGCGGGGGCGCTGGGTGAGGCGGTGCGGCGCGGGGTGCAGGTGCGGGTGCTGGTGGACGCGGTGGGCGCTCGCTACACGTGGCCGACGATTCTGGGGCGGCTGTCGCGCGAGGGCGTGACGGCCGCGCGCTTTTTGCCCTCGCTGATGCCGTACCGGCTGCCGTTCATGAACCTGCGCAACCACCGCAAGATATTGGTGGTGGACGGACAGGTGGGCTTCACCGGGGGCATGAACATCCGCGAGCACTTCTGGCCGGGGGAAGAGGCCGCGCGGGATTTGCACTTCAAGCTGGAGGGCCCGGTGGTGGCGCAGTTGCAGGAGACCTTCGCCGAGGACTGGGTGTTCACCACGCGCGAGCGGCTGAGCGGGGACGCATGGTTCCCGGAGCAGCATGAGGTGGGGGCGGTGCTGGCGCGGGTGGTGCCGGACGGGCCGGACGAGGACTTCGAGACGCTGCGCACGGTGCTGCTCGGGGCGCTGTCCACCGCGCGGGCGTCGGTGCGAATCGTGACGCCGTACTTCCTACCGGACGCGGTGCTCATCACCGCGCTCAACGTGGCGGCGCTGCGCGGGGTGCGGGTGGACGTGGTGCTGCCGCGCAAGGGCAACCTGCCGGTGGTGCAGTGGGCGAGCACCGCGCAGCTGTGGCAGGTGCTGGCGGACGGGTGCCGGGTGTTCCTCACCGAGCCCCCGTTCGACCACACCAAGCTGATGGTGGTGGATGGCGAGTGGGGCCTCATCGGCTCGGCGAATTGGGATCCGCGCTCCTTGCGGCTCAACTTCGAGCTGAACGTGGAGTGCTACGACGCCGGGCTGGCCCGGCGCCTGGACGCGGTGGTGGACGAGCGGCTGTCGCGTGCGCGGCCCCTCACCCGTGAGCAGGTGGACGCGCGGCCCCTGCCCATCCGGTTGAGGGATGGGCTGGCCCGGCTGTTGTCCCCGTACCTCTGA